Part of the Pomacea canaliculata isolate SZHN2017 linkage group LG11, ASM307304v1, whole genome shotgun sequence genome is shown below.
AGCCATCAATATCAAGGAAAATAAAGTGGATGTGGAGATGAAAGGAACAGTGAGTGAAGCAGTCTCCTTCATCagtcttttaataattttaattagtcTTTTAATATATTCAATCAGTTTCCTTCATTGCAATATTGGGATCACTACTCTTTGATTCCTCTACTCTTGCCTAAGTTTTGTATAAACTAAGTAAACTTGATGATATATAGCAATGGTTATTAACTACAAAGCTGAAACTGAGGCATGGGAGAGAATACAGATTAGTAAAGGATGCGGATGCTCTTTTTGAATATAGAAAAACAGACTGTAGATTTACTGTACCATGCCAGTTTTTCAGCAACTGTTGTGTAGGGATCATATCATGTTGGCCCCAGCAGTAGTAGGTTGGTGTGGTCAGTGAAGGATCTCATATGGCtatataaatagtttttaaaagttatgttCAGTACTATATGACTGAACTGGCTGGTAGTAGAAAACTTCTAGGGTTATTATTGAATAGAAAGGGGAACACAAGCTACTAGcatatttgctttttgttttctgcaggtacataaaattttttttcgtgAATCTGGACCAGCATCTGGCACTCCCAAACTGACAGTGCTTTTACTTCATGGACAGTCATTTACTTCCGAGGATTGGATGAAGATTTCTACACTTCAGTACCTTGCATTTTGGGGTTTCCGAGCAATAGCAATAGATCTTCCaggcaagacatttttttaaactcttcaaTCAAGAGTTATCATTAAGAATTTTCCCAGGATATTCATGGTGCTTTCACCcttataacttttttaaaattttggttTCTAGTGTTCTTTTTGATGAAAGGGACAACATTTCACATATGTATAAAgtatagcaaataaaaaagaatgttgTATTACAGGGTATGGCAACAGTAGAGACACAACAGTGGAGAATGACAGAGCTGAATTCATGGAAGCACTGATAGCACAGCTGAACATCAAGCCTGTTATCATAAGCCCTTCCATGAGTGGAAAGTTTGCCCTCCCATACCTTTTCAATGATCCATCAAAATCGCTAGAAAGAGCAGTGGGTTTCATCCCTATAGCACCAGTAAACTCTGGGGAGTTCCTAGACAAGTATTCAATGAGTAAGGTAAGCCACTTATTTAGATAAGGGCTAATCTTTCTACTCCTTTCCTtttgacccacagtgatgaaGGAAGGTAGGACTGATCTGCAGGAACAGCAGCAATAAAAGACCACTGTTGATAAATTCAGTTCGTTtggctctctctctttctggtTATGTCCCTTTAAGACATGGTAAGAAGACATGTCCCTAATTGAGAAACTATATCACGCCTTAACTTTCATAATCAACTAAAGTGGACATGATTCTTTCTCAGTGACCATTGTAGTAGTATGCCAATGTTTGTGATACAGCAAAGATTTAAAGCcaaataatatttgaaaactCAGATTTATTGTTTAGGAAGTTTGaagcatttttgtaaaaaattctGTTCTGTGGTTGGATAATTTATCCTTTTTGGTTGTCCATTTTTTGAAGGTATAGCTGTGGAATATTATAGTTAGTTTACAGATTATCATAGTCAGTCTACAAATTATTATAATCCATCCAtagattgttattattagtcCACAGATTATTAAAGTTAGTCCACAAATTATTATACTCCAAAAATTTGAATATTGATGATAATTGCATTATTGTTTTATGTGATATTTTAGTGTTACTggaaacagacacaaaaatttccttaagaaacatttaaaaaaaggcattGTCAGATGCAGTAACCGCTTATCAAGGATCCGATGTTTCTTGCAGCTTCCCACTCTCGTTGTGTACGGCTCAAAAGATGAAACAGGAGTGAAAAGCAAGGAGAACTTTCAGCGTCTTATCAAGTCCACTATTGCTGTCATTCCAGATGGCACTCATGCCTGCTATATTGATAATGCTGATCATACTAAGCTTTTCCATAAAGCCCTGTACTACTTTCTTACCAGTTTAGAACACTGATTACACAGCTAGTGTGGTGATGTTTGCCCAGTTGTTTATATCATAGAGTTACCTTTAAAGCTAGTGCAGCTACTGCATTTGAAGAGGATGTTGCCAAGGGAGATGTATTTAGTTTATAACATGTGGTCAGATGTTTCAGTAAGCATGCTAAATCAACTATGGGACTTGATCccatgtgtttttttgttgtttgtttttgttcggGATGAtggtgtttttttcaaaaacataatgcacaaatgtaaaaagatattttgttgttacagGAAATagattgtgttttctttttgttaaaggattttgcatatgtgtgttcatgtatacatctgtgtatatgtgtgtttttgtggtgggaaaagagagagagcagtatGGATGGTGTTTTTGAATTATATTTCTTGCTACTAATCCAGGGAAATACCAGGTTTTCCCACAAACTCATAGGAACCACAGCAGATGAACTTAtccagctttttgtttttggtgctAGGTATATTCTGATTGTAAATGTAATCTGTGAAAAGTCTTTCATCAGatattttgtcataaaataaggaaaatgaAAGCTTCATCATTATCGGAACAGTAGTTTCATTGTCTAGTAAAATCTTGCTAAATTGGATTTCctactaagaaatattttttacaattttttggTGCCCTAACTTAGCATTCAGATCATTTGCTCATACTGTAGCAAATTTGGTGTGAATTAGCAAGTCACATTTTtgaggggttaaaaaaaaaaatccagtttgGCACTATGTATCTTTATGTTCATGTATCTTTATAGTTGTTATGTGTGTAGATAGCATTCTAAATGGGTTCTCGACTGTTTTGTATCTTAAAATCCATGTACTACAGCATCATGGGCCTTTTACAAGTAAAGAAGACTTGacaaataaagctatttttacCACAGTGTTGTTtaatgaaactgaaaactttcCATTACATTTCATGTGTGACTACCACCTTCGGGATGTCCCCCATATCCCATGTATTAGCAAATaacctaaatatttatatgttgtaAAATTTGAGTGCTCATTTCGAAACAGGATAAGTGTGCTTGAAAACCAGCAATTATTCAGAAAAGCTTATAATTATTTGGGTCGGTTGAATTTTAGttgcattattatattattgcaGCTGTAGCACTATTTGCTATGTTCCTAGattgatttctgtgtctgcaccacttttgttctttttttctagaCCATTTATTCTACAGTCACATTTTcttattacttagattttagaCCTGTGCATTAGCAGTGTTGATTTCAGACTCTGTTTTCTCCATTGTCCAGACAGTTTTGAAAttgagctgtcacagcaagatTGATGCACAGCAAAGGCAGGTCTGATATGGCTGACATTTTGCCTCCCCGGTAAACTAAGCTTACAATGATCCTTAGCATGAGGCTCTAACAGGAGTTGTGTTGACGaaacaatatttctgtctgcCAAAGTTAGGTCACTGCACCAAAGATTGCAAGTTGTGCTTCCATACAAAcgtcataataactttcagcTACTTTTTGAAGCAGAACTTTATTGATTTGTTGACAATTCCATGTAATGGCAAGACTGCAGACTGCATCTGTGTTGATGGCATTCGTCTTCATGTCATCATGAGAAACTACACTACTGGGGCGCAGATGAACTCTTTACTTTTGAGACCAgcttctgttattattattttgtctgtgtgtgggttttttaaatcactttgaTGGTGGAGataagcactatataaatcaactttgtTATATTATCGTTTTAGATCTATAGCCAAAAAAGGGTAAcgtatttatttcttattgtatctatttttaacaaatagGATTAATTTTACCAACCATATTTCAGGCTGTGCAGGATAAGATGATCAATGCCAAGCAAATCTTTCTCCACAACAGAAGTTGTGCACCATTATCATGGGACTGCAATGTCTTAAGTTTGTGCTGGAATTTTATTGTACTGGATGTTTTACAATTGTGATAGATGTAATTATCCCTTAATGAGGAAGGAGATTTGCTAGTGTTAAAATTCATGTGTGTCTGCTACTAAACAAGGTGGAGCTGACAGACACTTAATCTTGGATAGATGGAGGGGAAATCACTTAAACTGAGGGGAAGCACATGGTAACATGACATTGTGACCACCTGTTGCATGGCTTCTTaagttcggtttttttttttaaaaaaccatgaCTGTTCATTGTATGTCTTTGGTACTCATTTCATGCTCGTTCTCAGACTGTCGTTGCCATTCTTTTTGACAAGCCTTCCATTATGtttattgttcacttttttttactttgttagtTTTGAAAATCCttattttcatatcttttgAAGATTATATTTTTGCTCATTGTTTATTGGTACTGCAAGGTTGCTTTAATAGCTAACTCAAAATTCCATCAATATTATTTCTAGATGTTTCTTAATTCTTACAGTGGTACCTCAGCACTCAATCACAATCTGTTCTGGAAGGCTGTTTGAGTGCCGAGCATATTTTTACccataagaaatattttaagtttatttaattGGTTCTGGCACCCACCAATAACTATCATGTATtgttcatatattttgtaatacAGTATATGTAAAAGATGGGTTTGTTTCCAGCTGTTTTTCATTTATCCACACTAGTACTAACTTCTGTCACCTTCATTGAGtcctttaatttaaatattgaaatacatagGTTTCATGGTAACTTCTTGTCTGTGGACAAATTATTACACTACAGTTGGtttaaaacctttaaaatttccccaaacttggtcaaagatttgtttatttaagaaGGGCACTTAACTGTTGACAGTTCCATTGTATAGTTGAAAACCATGTGCTCTTGTCTACTGAGGAAGAAGTATTTAAACAAGCCAGTTGATGTATTGAAAACTGATCAGGATCTGCAGCTCTTTAAATGCCTAGCAGTGGGATGGTAGTGACAGCTGAAGGCAAAGATGAGCTCTTCTGTTTTATGGATTATAATTTAGCATAgttcagtttttgttgttcaACACTTCTTTGATGCATCAAGACAGttgtgcaaaaataaatccaCTACCTAGCATGCTCTGGCCCCGTTTTTATTTCATGGACAACGAAAATCTCAACATGTGAAACCTTTTCAGAGGCTGCTGTTGACACATTCCATTTGTTTCACCGAACATTCGTTGATGTAAATATTGCAGATGAGCAGTGAACATGGTTGAATCCTGAATTCTGTGGGTATTTCCAGTGTTTTGTGCAGTGATAAAATTTTCACTCTGATTCAGTCACTTTGTTTACAAACACCAAAATATGATTTTTTCCCACCCgtaatttttgaaatttgaaatgCATTAGAATTTCTGCTTGTTGTTGCTAATGATGCTGTACTAAGCTTAATCATCGCCAGTTGCATTGACCTGGCGACCTTTGCAATACCACAAATCTTCTAGTGCCTAGTATTTTACAGTAACTAATGAAGAGTATTTTAAGGAAAGCACTAGGAaataaaagttataatttttcCTCGTCTGTGATTGTGCTGTTTCAGAGTTTTTGCGCGTATCTAAAGCTTTTCATCTTTGTCAACAAAACTGTCTTTTGTAAACCTACTgccttaaaatatgtttctgctTCTATGAATTTTTCTACTTCTTAAAGGGGTAAAAGAGCACTTTGTGATAATGCATACAACGCAAAACTTATGTACACAATAGTAAACATGCCTTTCATAAAGTTTACCACACTAttgaataaaaaagaacaagcaatgataaaaacatttaaaagtgaaaCTCTGGATTCCAGCCTGTTTGACTATTGCTGTGAacatgattttttgtttgtttgtttgttaaccAAAGGGTTTGTTCTTGCATAAGCTTCTGTGTGCCCATCTTGATTAGATCAAATTAACATTGCATTATTTTACCTTGACCCTTAgtttttattaatgtgtttcACTTCTGTCTTGACAAATATCAACAGAATGTTCACTGATTGTAAGAAGTCGATTATGTTTTTGGTTGATGCTAAATTCAACTTCTCTAGTTAATACTTTGAATCCTATTTAAACAAGTACTGCCTGCCAGGGCTGACAGCTGTCGCCAATTAATACAAGCATAACACATGTGCAAAAACAAATATGCATGAAGCAATAACAAAATCATTAACTAACATAGTTACTGAAACGTCTTATTGAGGGATTTGATGTTTATGAACTGCTGATTGTCATATGCTTGTAATAAAGGTTATTTCCCccatgtaaataaaattgtgataGGATTAAGAACATGGCTTGATGAGCTTGTTTGTAAAAACTGAAAAGTATTTCACCAAGAGTGGTTTTGTCCATTTGAGTTATTTTGGAATACTGCTAACATGAATGTATGTAATGTGTAAAACTAACTTATCTTTATACACTGACATGAAATATTAACCAAAACCatgtgatttataaaaaaaacaaaaacaaacaaaagacctACACAAGTTTGACTAGATTATAATGAGTTAATACTGCTTAAGTACATGTGCTGGCTGCCTCgctcttctctcacacacatacacaaattgataaatgtgtttatttgctttcataCAACTGAATCTTAAGAACTCAGACACCATTACACTGCAAGTATGATCCTAAAAAAACAATTCTGCATTCtaaagtaacattttttcttcaaacttgCTTGGCTGTCAAAATATGGTGGGTTTATTTCTGCTGCATATAATTTACATCTTGCCAACAtaagttcttaaaaaaaaaaatttttgttttaaaaaacatgcaTATAGAGGCAGATATGAAAGTCCTACAGGTATGCACTCCCTTCCCTGAATCATTCATATTATTTGGAGTAACAGCATAAAATTTCATTCTCAAAGATGCATCAACTGAGTGAAGTGTGGCATGTACAGGTCTTTGTTACTGGTGCAAACACATCAAtgataaaactaataaaaatctATTAGGGGGCATGTGATAAATGATTCTCACAGTGAGATTGCATTGTAATCACAAAATTGCCTTGATGCACAACACAGAAATGAtccatttcaaaattataagaTTCTTATTGCCCCAAACCAAAGGCAGCAAATTAGTTTTGCATTCCATCACACAGTAAACAAGCTATGACATCGTGGCACAAGTTGGTAAAGACAACCTTGTTTAGCTATAGCATGCAGAGCTTATGGCTTGTTTTGAGGCACCAAATGCagcatctttctttttaacgagcatttattttgttggtaAATGGAAACCTTCCAGCTGAGTCAGGCACTTTATGATGAATATAATAAGCACTCATTAAATCAATCACAAAGGACAATTTTTCACAGGCAATGTCCAAAAAATGCTCACCATACTGAGTTAtttcataaaagcaaacattggATAACAATTTACATTTAAGGCACCCATCCTGTCATAAGAATCTTTGCAAAGTAACAG
Proteins encoded:
- the LOC112575078 gene encoding protein ABHD14B-like isoform X2, with translation MAPSGLTLNKPVAFGLIALVAGGIIIYKAGWLPFSRSHSMAVTDSLNEGLEVKEIDIMNLPDYPVPKDDALKAINIKENKVDVEMKGTVHKIFFRESGPASGTPKLTVLLLHGQSFTSEDWMKISTLQYLAFWGFRAIAIDLPGYGNSRDTTVENDRAEFMEALIAQLNIKPVIISPSMSGKFALPYLFNDPSKSLERAVGFIPIAPVNSGEFLDKYSMSKLPTLVVYGSKDETGVKSKENFQRLIKSTIAVIPDGTHACYIDNADHTKLFHKALYYFLTSLEH
- the LOC112575078 gene encoding protein ABHD14B-like isoform X1, which encodes MVFIRLRRTQCEEKKAYGRSVEGNHTDQDICSVYIHEDKMAPSGLTLNKPVAFGLIALVAGGIIIYKAGWLPFSRSHSMAVTDSLNEGLEVKEIDIMNLPDYPVPKDDALKAINIKENKVDVEMKGTVHKIFFRESGPASGTPKLTVLLLHGQSFTSEDWMKISTLQYLAFWGFRAIAIDLPGYGNSRDTTVENDRAEFMEALIAQLNIKPVIISPSMSGKFALPYLFNDPSKSLERAVGFIPIAPVNSGEFLDKYSMSKLPTLVVYGSKDETGVKSKENFQRLIKSTIAVIPDGTHACYIDNADHTKLFHKALYYFLTSLEH